CCCTTCCTGCTGAATTAAATCATATTGCTGTTGTTAAAAATAATTTCTCTAGTTTATAAATTTATACTTAATAATATATTAATTTACCGCAATATTATGATGGTAATATTTTACTGACAGTTTCTTCAACTGTAAGTAAATCTGTTCTAAATTGATATGCAGGGTTTTCAGGAGTTTCGTAAGGTGCACTAACCCCTGTAAAATCTAATAACTCACCTGCTATTGCTTTAGCATATAATCCTTTAGGATCTCGTTTTTGCAAAACAGCTAAAGGAGCTTCTAAATAAATTTCAGTAGCTTGTAATTTTTCAATAGCTTGTTGTCGAGCCTCTTTATAAGGGCTAATAACACTGACAATAACCACTATTCCCTGCTGCTGTAACGAATAAGCTAACTCCGCTATCCGTTGAATATTAGTATCGCGATCTTGTTTAGAAAACCCCAAATCAGCACATAAAGTTTTTCTTAGCTCATCACCATCTAACACTTGATTTTTTATATTAAGGGCTGTAAGGCTTGCTGCCAATGCATTAGCCAAAGTAGTTTTACCTACTCCTGATAATCCCGTTATCCAAAAAGCTAATGACTTACTCCCTGTTCTTTCCATAGTTGATTCAACTCACTTTTAATTTTCTACCAACTGCCACTGCTTAGCTAATCGCTTATCTGAAATAGGCATTTTAGTACCTAATTGCTGAGCAAATATTGATACACGATATTCTTCCAACATCCAACGATATTGTTGTAAGGCTATATCTCGTTTACCTTCTTTTAGATGTTTAGTTAAACGTGTTTGATATTGCTGCCAATATTCGGTTAACTCACTGCTATAAACTCGATCTTTCTGTAACTGTCCTGCTAATTTCTCAAGACGTTGTTCAACGGCTTTTAAATAACGTGGATACTCTTTTAACCATTCAATGGGAGTATCCCTAACAAAATGTAGATTAACTAAATTTGCTAACTGTAGTTTTACATCAGCTAAAGCTACTGCTTGGGTTAGATCTATTTTACCTTTTAAGCGTCTTTGTAAACTGTGATGTAACTTTAAAATACCTAACACAAGCTTAACTAATCGATCTGCATTATCAAACCAGCTACCACGCTTAGTCTCTGCTAAGCTAGCTAAACCAGCCGCATCACGAGGTAGTGTCTTTTCATCAGCTAATACAGTTTCATCAATACTGGCTAATAAAATATCTTCTAATAAAGCATCTACTCGACCAATATCTTTAAAATAAAGGCCTAGCTCTGTTTGTAAAGGAAGTTTGTTACGCAAAAACTTTGCTTGGTCTGCTAATTGTTGTGAAAATAATCGTTGTAAAGCTCGACGATGTTGATAATCTGCCTCAGCTTGAGTAGCAAAACGCTCCTCTTTGATAACACCATTTTGCTCGGCTAAAGCAGGATACACGGTCATGCTTAAGCCAGCCACTTTATGTTGTTGAGTAATTGGCAAGGTATCAAAACTGTTTGCGGCAATAGGCTTGCTGGCTTGTTTTTGTTTAGGAATTGCCAGTGCTGCTTGGCTTTCTTTATTAAAACGTGCTACCAAGGCTGCCAAATCCCTACCCTCACCTAACAACTTGCCCTCTGCATCCACTACCTCAATATTCATTCTTAAATGATCATCAAGGTTAGCTTCTGCCTCTAACCATGCTTCATCACTAATTCGTACCCCTGTCATTCTTAATAACTGCTGACCTAATGCTTGGTATAAATCCCCCTCAGCAAAGCTAATAGTTGCCAATGCGGCTTTAACAAAATCAGGAACAGGCACAAAGTTTTTACGAATAGCTTTGGGTAGATTACGTACTAACGCAATACAACGTTGTTCTAATAAACCAAGCACTAACCAATTTAAACGCTCTTTAGCTAACTGGGGCAATAATGGTGCTGGAACTTTTACAGTAACACCATCACGAGGGTTTCCTGGTTCAAACTCATAACTAAGTGGCAGGGTTAAATCGCCTAGCTGTAAGTAATCTGGAAATAGGTTGGTGGTAACCTCATTAGCATCCCTTGCTAATGCATCAGCCTCGGTCATTATTAATAGCTTAGGATTATTTTTACTCTCTGTCTGATACCATTTATCAAAACTAGCTGTTTGATAAATATCTTGTGGAATATATTTATCATAATACTGATAGAGCGTTTCTTCATCAGCAATAATATCGCGACGACGGGCTTTAGCTTCTAAATCATCTAATTTTTCCATTAGTTGATGATTGGCTTTTAAACATTTTGCTTTAGATAAAATTTCACCCTGCACTAATCCCTCACGAATAAATAACTCCCGTGCGGTTTGTGGATCATGCGGTCCATAATGCACTGCTCGTCGCCCAACAATAATTAAGCCATATAAAGTAACCTGCTCAAAAGCAACGACTTGCCCTCGTCTTTTTTCCCAATGGGGTTCAAGATAAGTTCGCTTTAATAAGTGGGCTGCTAGGTTTTCTAACCAACTTGGCTCTATTTTAGCGACTATACGGGCAAATAATTTAGTGGTTTCCACTAATTCAGCCGCCATAATCCATTGGGGACGTTTTTTAGCTAGCCCTGTGGATGGGTGTATCCAAAACCGTCGTTGTCTAGCACCAAGATAATCATTATCTTCTGTTTTTTGACCGATATGACTTAATAAACCAGCTAACACCGCTTGATGAACCGCCTCATAATTTAAACTTGCTTGCTCATTATCACTATGCTTTTGGTGATTTAATAACTTCATTTCTCGACAAATTAATAATAGTTGTCGATGTGCATCACGCCACTCTCTTAATCGTAAATAATTTAAAAAGTTTTTTCGACACCAATTGCGTAGTTGATTGCTGCCTAATTCTTGGCGTTTTTCCTCAAAACCACGCCATAAATTAATCAGTGCTGCAAAATCAGAATCAGGATCTTTCCATTGAGCATGAGCTTGATCTGCTGCCTGTTGCCTTTCCATTGGTCGCTCTCTTGGATCTTGAACCGAAAGCGCACTACTAATAATTAATAATTCATCTAATACCTTACGCCGTGCTCCCTCAATAAGCATACGCCCTAAACGTGGGTCAACAGGCAAACGTGCTAACTGTTTACCTAAATTGGTTAACTCACCTTTTAGCGTAACTGCTGATATTTCTTGTAATAAGGTAAAGCCATCTTTAATAGCCTTACTTTCAGGCGGTTCAATAAAAGGGAAATCCTCAATTCTACCTAAACGCAAATGAAGCATTTGCAAAATAACTGCAGCTAAGTTGGTACGCAGTATTTCTGGATCAGTAAACAGTGGTCTACTCAAAAAATCTTGCTCACTGTAGAGCCGAATACAAATACCAGCCTCTACTCGCCCACAACGCCCTTTACGTTGGTTGGCGCTGGCTTGAGAAATAGCTTCAATGGGCAAACGTTGTACTTTAGCACGATAACTATAACGACTAACTCTTGCCGTACCACTATCAATTACATAACGAATACCCGGCACAGTTAATGAAGTTTCTGCCACATTAGTAGCAAGAATAATACGTCGCCCTGCATGGGTCTGAAAAATACGTTGCTGCTCAGCAGGTGTTAATCGAGCATAAAGGGGCAAAATTTCGGTATGCCGTAAATTAGCTTTACGCAGTATATCCGCTGCATCACGAATTTCCCTCTCACCCGGTAAGAAAACCAGAATATCACCTAATGCTCGTTGATTAGATTTTTCATATTGATCTAACTCTGCGATAGCCGCCAAAACCCCTTGATCGACTGATAAATCATCTTCTAAAGGATTACCCTCTGCGTCTAACTCACTCACTAAAGGACGATACCAAGTCTCTACAGGATAAGTACGACCTGATACTTCAATAATAGGTGCATTATCAAAATGCTTAGCAAAACGTTCTAAGTCAATGGTTGCAGAAGTAATAATCAGTTTTAAATCAGGTCTTTTAGGTAATAAGGTTTTTAAAAAGCCTAATAGAAAATCAATATTTAAACTACGCTCATGAGCTTCATCCACAATAATCGTATCGTAACGATTTAAAAAGCGATCATGTTGCGTTTCAGATAGTAAAATACCATCTGTCATCAACTTAATCAGCGTTTTATCCGTACTTTGATCCTCAAACCTAACCTGATAACCCACTAACTCACCTAAGGGAGTGGTCAACTCTTCAGCTACCCGACTAGCCACACTACGAGCAGCGATTCTCCTAGGTTGAGTATGCCCTATCAAACCCTGAACACCACGGCCTATTTCTAAACAAATTTTAGGTAATTGAGTTGTTTTTCCAGAACCTGTTTCGCCTGCTACCACTACTACTTGATTTTCTAAAATTGCTTTTTTTATTTCTTCTCTTTTAGCTGCAATAGGTAACGCGTCATCATAATTAATAGGTGGAATACTTTGTTGGCGATTGACTACTGTTTGACAAGACTGTTGCAAACGCTCACTCCAACGTACCAATTTTGCTTCATCAGGTTGTTTTTTTAAGGCAAAAAACTCCTTTCGCAAAAAATGACGATCAACCATCATTGCTCGCTCAATACGTTTTAATAAGGAATTATCTAATTGCTGTTCAGTAGTCATCTATCAAGTATCAGCTAATACAAAAGCGAACATTATAATACCTTTACAGATACTGATTAAAATAAACTTTATTATTTATTACATTATTAATATAACTTTTGACTAACTCATCAAAAAATCTATTAACTCCATCAATAAAAATAATTTTCTTGCTACAGCACACTAGAGGAGAATACAACTTATATGTTATTGTCTACATCTTTCAACTGCTATTGTTTATGGAAATTTTCTGTGCATAAAGTGCCTGATGAGTAATATAATGACTGACTTACCTATTGAAGACTTAAATGTTGTATCAAATAATGCTTTGATCACACCAGAACAACTTAAAAAAGAGCTGCCATTAACGGCTACTGCTTTAAAAACTGTTTCTACTGGTCGTCAAGTTGTACGTGATATTTTAGATCGTAAAGACCACCGCTTGTTTATAGTGTTAGGTCCTTGCTCTATTCACGATTTAAAAGCGGCTAAAGAATACGCTGAGCGCCTTAAATTACTTGCTGAAGAAGTGCAAGACACGCTCTATCTTATTATGCGCGTTTATTTTGAGAAACCACGTACCACTGTAGGTTGGAAAGGCTTAATTAATGATCCTTATTTAGATGATTCTTTTAAAATTGAGGATGGTCTAAAGATTGGTCGTCAATTACTATTAGACTTAGCTGATATGGGTTTGCCTACTGCTACTGAGGCATTAGATCCTATTTCACCACAATATTTGCAAGATTTAATTAGCTGGTCTGCCATTGGCGCACGTACTACTGAGTCACAGACTCACCGTGAAATGGCCTCAGGTCTCTCTTCTGCAGTTGGTTTTAAAAATGGCACAGATGGTGGTTTAACTGTAGCAATTAATGCATTGCAATCTGTTTCTAATCCGCATCGTTTTTTAGGTATTGACCAAAAAGGTGGTGTCTCTATTGTAACCACAAGAGGTAACCCTTATGGTCACGTAGTATTACGTGGTGGCAATGGTCGCCCTAATTACGACTCTGTAAGTGTTTCTCTGTGCGAACAAGAATTAACTAAGGCGAAAATCACACCTAATATTATGATTGATTGCAGCCATGCTAACTCTAACAAAGATCCAGCTTTACAACCTTTAGTAATGGAAAACGTAACTAATCAAATTGTTGAGGGTAACAAATCCATCGTTTCACTAATGGTAGAAAGTAACTTAGGATGGGGAAGTCAATCTATTCCTAAAGACTTAAAGCAATTAAAATATGGTGTTTCCATTACAGATGCATGTATTGACTGGGAAACGACTGAAAAATCAATCCGTTCAATGCACAATCGTTTGAAAGATATACTTCCAAAACGTAATTAATGCACTAGCAAGTTAGATGGTATTATTACCATCTAACTTATCCTTTTAAATCAACCCCTTACTTTGCATATATTTTTCAACATACGAGCATGTTGGAATAATTTTTAAGCTGTTCTGCTCGGCATAATCTAACACTGCTTTAGTTAGTTCAGCAGCAATTCCTCTACCCCTTAAAGCCTCAGGAACAAAGGTTCGATAGCAGTCAATTGTCCTATCTCCCATGTTAGCATAGGCTAGATAAGCACAACTCTCATTTATATTTACTTTAAATTGATGCTCCATTACATCATGTATTATTTCTACTGCTATATCAGTCATGCCAAAATCCTTCTATTGCTTTTTTTTATTATTATGATGTTTTTTCATAGAAAGAGAACCGTAAAAGGTGAATAATGAGACCTATGTCTAATAATTCACCTATAAATAGTAGGATATTCGTCTAAATTACTATATTTGCCCCTAAAAGTTTAACAAATTTAGCTAACCAATCAGGATGAGCAGGCCAAGCTGGTGCAGTTACTAAATTACCATCAACTACAGCTTGATCAACAGGTATATTCTGATAACTACCACCGCCTAAACCAACCTCTGGCTCACAGGCAGGATAAGCACTACATTTCTTACCCTTTAAAATACCCGCTGCAGCCAATAATTGGGGACCATGGCATACAGCCGCAATAGGCTTATCAGCCTTAGCAAACTCTTGTACAATTTCAACAACTCGTTTATTAAGACGCAAATATTCTGGTGCACGTCCTCCAGGCACTACTAAACCAACATAATCAGCTACATTTACTTTATCAAAATCATAGTTTAATGCAAAACCATGACCAGGTTTTTCACTGTAAGTTTGATCACCTTCAAAATCATGGATAGCTGTTTTAACCTTCTCTCCTGCTTTTTTATTTGGACAAACAGCATGCACCTTATAACCCAGCATTAATAAGGCTTGAAAAGGCACCATAGTTTCATAGTCTTCAACATAATCACCCACAATCATTAGTAATTTTTTATCAGCCATTTGTATCTCCTTACAGTATTAAAAAAGTCATGACTCATTGTATATACTGAGAGCAATCTTTATAAAAAGAAAGTCTATCTTAACCTTGTCAAAATTAAACACAATAAAAACAAAACCATATATCTATTCATGAACAAAAACTAAATGATTTGTATTCCTTTAAGTCATATTTATTTAAACAATGATATTATGAAGCTAACTTTATTTAAAAGAGTGTTTCGTGCAAAGATTATTTTAAAACTAGGAATTGCTCTAATGCGTTATAAGTTTTGTTGTATTTTTATCCTTTTTAGCTTGTATACTCCATTCGTAGTTATGGCAGAATCAACTCAAATTTGTTCGCAACAAGCTATTGAAGAAGCAAATAGTCAATATTTACGAGAAATATCAAACTATATTAGCGAATTCACTAACAAAAAAAATCATGTCGCTGTGGCTGAATTAAGCAAAATAAAACCAAAAGCTTCTTTTAAGAAAAAGCATGCTGCGGAAATCAAACAATTTGGTCATCCTGATTATCAGCCTTCTCAAGAGTTTTGTGATGATGCATATACTAATCTTAAAGAATTAAAACAACAAATAAACAACATTATTGAAAAACATAATGATGATATAGAAGAAACTTCTTAAGAAGAAGAGAATCTTTTTATATTGCTTCTTAAACTCAACAAGATAATTACTTGATACTTGATTAAGTTAAAACTATTTTCATCTGTCTTTACATTTTTTAATTAGTTATCCACAATAAAACATCTTACTTTACATAAAAAAAGGAAAATAAATGGACAAAGTTATTGTCTCTGAAAATAGTTTTAATAGCATTGATCCCTACGATATCATTGACTCCAATATCAGTTTTATTAACTTATTAAGGGAAGAAGGCTTTGAGGAGGAACTTTGTCCAGAAGCTCAAACTAGTTACTATGTAGACTACTATTATTCACA
This portion of the Entomomonas sp. E2T0 genome encodes:
- the cysC gene encoding adenylyl-sulfate kinase — protein: MERTGSKSLAFWITGLSGVGKTTLANALAASLTALNIKNQVLDGDELRKTLCADLGFSKQDRDTNIQRIAELAYSLQQQGIVVIVSVISPYKEARQQAIEKLQATEIYLEAPLAVLQKRDPKGLYAKAIAGELLDFTGVSAPYETPENPAYQFRTDLLTVEETVSKILPS
- the hrpA gene encoding ATP-dependent RNA helicase HrpA yields the protein MTTEQQLDNSLLKRIERAMMVDRHFLRKEFFALKKQPDEAKLVRWSERLQQSCQTVVNRQQSIPPINYDDALPIAAKREEIKKAILENQVVVVAGETGSGKTTQLPKICLEIGRGVQGLIGHTQPRRIAARSVASRVAEELTTPLGELVGYQVRFEDQSTDKTLIKLMTDGILLSETQHDRFLNRYDTIIVDEAHERSLNIDFLLGFLKTLLPKRPDLKLIITSATIDLERFAKHFDNAPIIEVSGRTYPVETWYRPLVSELDAEGNPLEDDLSVDQGVLAAIAELDQYEKSNQRALGDILVFLPGEREIRDAADILRKANLRHTEILPLYARLTPAEQQRIFQTHAGRRIILATNVAETSLTVPGIRYVIDSGTARVSRYSYRAKVQRLPIEAISQASANQRKGRCGRVEAGICIRLYSEQDFLSRPLFTDPEILRTNLAAVILQMLHLRLGRIEDFPFIEPPESKAIKDGFTLLQEISAVTLKGELTNLGKQLARLPVDPRLGRMLIEGARRKVLDELLIISSALSVQDPRERPMERQQAADQAHAQWKDPDSDFAALINLWRGFEEKRQELGSNQLRNWCRKNFLNYLRLREWRDAHRQLLLICREMKLLNHQKHSDNEQASLNYEAVHQAVLAGLLSHIGQKTEDNDYLGARQRRFWIHPSTGLAKKRPQWIMAAELVETTKLFARIVAKIEPSWLENLAAHLLKRTYLEPHWEKRRGQVVAFEQVTLYGLIIVGRRAVHYGPHDPQTARELFIREGLVQGEILSKAKCLKANHQLMEKLDDLEAKARRRDIIADEETLYQYYDKYIPQDIYQTASFDKWYQTESKNNPKLLIMTEADALARDANEVTTNLFPDYLQLGDLTLPLSYEFEPGNPRDGVTVKVPAPLLPQLAKERLNWLVLGLLEQRCIALVRNLPKAIRKNFVPVPDFVKAALATISFAEGDLYQALGQQLLRMTGVRISDEAWLEAEANLDDHLRMNIEVVDAEGKLLGEGRDLAALVARFNKESQAALAIPKQKQASKPIAANSFDTLPITQQHKVAGLSMTVYPALAEQNGVIKEERFATQAEADYQHRRALQRLFSQQLADQAKFLRNKLPLQTELGLYFKDIGRVDALLEDILLASIDETVLADEKTLPRDAAGLASLAETKRGSWFDNADRLVKLVLGILKLHHSLQRRLKGKIDLTQAVALADVKLQLANLVNLHFVRDTPIEWLKEYPRYLKAVEQRLEKLAGQLQKDRVYSSELTEYWQQYQTRLTKHLKEGKRDIALQQYRWMLEEYRVSIFAQQLGTKMPISDKRLAKQWQLVEN
- a CDS encoding 3-deoxy-7-phosphoheptulonate synthase, whose translation is MTDLPIEDLNVVSNNALITPEQLKKELPLTATALKTVSTGRQVVRDILDRKDHRLFIVLGPCSIHDLKAAKEYAERLKLLAEEVQDTLYLIMRVYFEKPRTTVGWKGLINDPYLDDSFKIEDGLKIGRQLLLDLADMGLPTATEALDPISPQYLQDLISWSAIGARTTESQTHREMASGLSSAVGFKNGTDGGLTVAINALQSVSNPHRFLGIDQKGGVSIVTTRGNPYGHVVLRGGNGRPNYDSVSVSLCEQELTKAKITPNIMIDCSHANSNKDPALQPLVMENVTNQIVEGNKSIVSLMVESNLGWGSQSIPKDLKQLKYGVSITDACIDWETTEKSIRSMHNRLKDILPKRN
- a CDS encoding GNAT family N-acetyltransferase codes for the protein MTDIAVEIIHDVMEHQFKVNINESCAYLAYANMGDRTIDCYRTFVPEALRGRGIAAELTKAVLDYAEQNSLKIIPTCSYVEKYMQSKGLI
- a CDS encoding DJ-1/PfpI family protein — encoded protein: MADKKLLMIVGDYVEDYETMVPFQALLMLGYKVHAVCPNKKAGEKVKTAIHDFEGDQTYSEKPGHGFALNYDFDKVNVADYVGLVVPGGRAPEYLRLNKRVVEIVQEFAKADKPIAAVCHGPQLLAAAGILKGKKCSAYPACEPEVGLGGGSYQNIPVDQAVVDGNLVTAPAWPAHPDWLAKFVKLLGANIVI